The proteins below are encoded in one region of Sporosarcina sp. FSL K6-1508:
- the leuS gene encoding leucine--tRNA ligase, whose product MSYNHGQIEKKWQQYWKDNKTFKMMDDPSKPKFFALDMFPYPSGAGLHVGHPLGYIATDILSSFKRKQGFNVLHPMGWDAFGLPAEQYALDTGNDPAEFTAKNIATFKRQMNDLGFSYDWEREINTTDPSYYKWTQWIFIQLYNKGLAYVDEVAVNWCPALGTVLANEEVIDGKSERGGHPVERRPMRQWVLRITNYADRLLEDLDELDWPESLKDMQRNWIGRSEGAQLTFEIDGTDLSFEAFTTRPDTIFGATYAVLAPELKLVEKVTTAEQKDAVEKYLNEVKMKSDLERTDLAKEKTGVFTGAYAINPASGEKMPIWIADYVLSTYGTGAIMAVPAHDERDYEFAKEFDLPIVEVVAGGDVSKEAYVGDGKHVNSGFLDGLGKEEAIEKAIAWFVEKGKGDKKITFRLRDWLFSRQRYWGEPIPIIHWEDGTMTPVDEADLPLKLPVTDDIKPSGTGESPLANITEWVNVTHPETGMKGRRETNTMPQWAGSCWYYLRYIDPDNDEMIIDPELAKRWLPVDIYVGGAEHAVLHLLYARFWHKVLYDIGVVHTKEPFQKLFNQGMILGEGNEKMSKSKGNVVNPDDIVHSHGADSLRLYEMFMGPLEGSKAWTTNGLDGARRFLDRIWRLFVNEDGSLSTKIGGKTGGPLEKVYHQTVKKVTEDFEGMRNNTAISQLMVFINEGYKVDSIPKEYVEGFVIMVAPVVPHLAEELWEKLGHSNTITYEQWPTYDEAKLVDDTVEMAVQINGKVRAKIVVSKDVTKDELEKLALEDESVKVLLEGKEVKKVIAIPGRLINIVAVG is encoded by the coding sequence ATGAGTTATAATCACGGACAAATTGAGAAGAAGTGGCAACAATACTGGAAAGACAATAAAACATTCAAAATGATGGATGATCCGTCTAAACCGAAATTTTTTGCGCTTGATATGTTTCCATATCCATCAGGTGCTGGACTACACGTTGGGCATCCGCTTGGCTATATCGCGACAGATATTTTGAGCTCATTCAAACGGAAGCAAGGCTTTAATGTCCTGCATCCGATGGGCTGGGATGCATTTGGCCTTCCGGCAGAGCAATACGCGCTTGATACAGGCAATGATCCAGCAGAATTCACAGCGAAAAATATCGCAACGTTTAAACGTCAAATGAACGATCTTGGTTTTTCTTATGACTGGGAACGTGAAATTAATACGACAGATCCATCTTATTACAAGTGGACGCAATGGATTTTCATCCAACTTTACAATAAAGGCTTAGCTTACGTTGATGAAGTAGCTGTTAACTGGTGTCCAGCACTAGGTACGGTTCTTGCGAATGAAGAAGTAATCGATGGTAAGTCAGAACGAGGCGGCCACCCGGTTGAGCGCCGTCCAATGCGCCAATGGGTATTACGCATTACAAATTATGCAGACCGTCTTCTTGAGGATCTTGATGAACTTGATTGGCCGGAAAGCTTGAAAGACATGCAGCGCAACTGGATTGGCCGCTCTGAAGGGGCACAGCTGACGTTTGAAATCGACGGAACAGATCTGTCGTTTGAAGCATTCACAACACGTCCAGATACGATTTTTGGAGCGACGTATGCAGTCCTTGCACCTGAATTAAAACTCGTCGAAAAAGTAACGACTGCAGAACAGAAGGATGCAGTTGAGAAATACTTGAACGAAGTGAAAATGAAGAGTGATCTTGAGCGTACGGATCTCGCAAAAGAAAAAACGGGTGTCTTTACGGGAGCTTACGCAATCAATCCTGCAAGCGGCGAGAAGATGCCGATCTGGATTGCAGATTATGTACTTTCAACATATGGAACAGGCGCGATTATGGCGGTTCCAGCACATGACGAACGTGACTATGAGTTCGCGAAAGAATTCGACCTGCCGATTGTTGAAGTTGTGGCAGGAGGAGATGTATCCAAGGAAGCTTACGTTGGAGATGGAAAACATGTCAATTCCGGTTTCCTCGATGGATTAGGCAAAGAAGAAGCAATCGAAAAAGCGATCGCTTGGTTTGTTGAAAAGGGCAAAGGTGATAAGAAGATTACATTCCGTCTTCGTGACTGGCTGTTTTCAAGACAACGTTATTGGGGCGAACCGATTCCAATTATCCACTGGGAAGATGGCACAATGACACCAGTCGACGAAGCTGATTTACCGTTGAAATTACCAGTCACAGATGATATCAAGCCGAGTGGTACAGGTGAATCCCCACTTGCGAATATTACTGAGTGGGTGAACGTGACGCATCCTGAAACAGGGATGAAAGGTCGTCGCGAAACGAACACGATGCCACAATGGGCGGGGAGTTGCTGGTATTACTTACGTTACATTGATCCGGATAACGATGAAATGATCATCGACCCTGAACTTGCGAAACGTTGGTTGCCTGTAGATATCTATGTTGGTGGAGCAGAACACGCGGTTCTACATCTGCTTTACGCACGATTCTGGCATAAAGTGCTTTATGATATTGGCGTTGTTCATACGAAAGAGCCATTCCAAAAGTTATTCAACCAAGGAATGATTCTTGGCGAAGGTAATGAGAAGATGTCGAAATCAAAAGGAAATGTAGTTAATCCCGATGATATCGTTCATTCACACGGAGCTGACTCACTTCGCCTTTATGAAATGTTCATGGGGCCTTTGGAAGGTTCAAAAGCGTGGACGACGAATGGTCTTGACGGTGCTCGTCGTTTCCTAGATCGTATCTGGCGCCTGTTCGTCAATGAAGATGGATCACTTAGCACGAAAATTGGTGGGAAAACGGGCGGACCGCTGGAGAAAGTTTACCATCAAACAGTGAAAAAAGTGACGGAAGACTTTGAAGGAATGCGTAATAATACAGCAATTTCTCAGTTGATGGTCTTCATTAATGAAGGATATAAAGTGGATTCGATTCCAAAAGAATATGTTGAAGGCTTTGTTATAATGGTAGCGCCAGTTGTTCCGCATCTTGCAGAAGAGTTATGGGAGAAGTTAGGTCATAGCAATACAATTACGTATGAACAATGGCCGACATATGATGAAGCGAAACTTGTCGATGATACAGTTGAAATGGCTGTTCAAATTAACGGCAAAGTGCGTGCGAAAATCGTCGTATCGAAAGACGTTACGAAGGATGAACTTGAGAAGCTTGCACTTGAAGATGAAAGTGTGAAAGTACTTCTTGAAGGTAAAGAAGTGAAGAAAGTCATCGCAATCCCAGGAAGACTTATAAATATTGTTGCGGTAGGTTAA
- a CDS encoding carbonic anhydrase, with protein MMKKKVFYPILSTCLLLSLAACSSETADVPKEEKASENVQEEKQTTKVQSSHWSYEGETGPEYWGDLDPANAVCTNGKEQSPINIEMAKTEKDDKIEKLKFNYTPTNFSLANNGHTIQGNPAAIDNSIVVDGEEYMLAQFHFHTPSEHEFNGQGFDMELHLVHKSANNELAVIGLMIKEGSNNPVLEQAWNVLPKEVTTKDVTVTEAIDLIGLLPENKQTFRYEGSLTTPPCSEEVEWIVLEQPIEMSKEQIDLFRQIFEDNHRPVQPLNDRDVDIESSM; from the coding sequence ATGATGAAGAAAAAAGTTTTTTATCCGATTTTGTCTACTTGTCTTTTGTTATCACTAGCTGCTTGTTCTTCTGAGACAGCTGACGTGCCGAAAGAAGAAAAGGCTTCAGAAAATGTTCAAGAAGAAAAGCAAACAACAAAGGTTCAATCGTCCCATTGGTCATATGAAGGTGAAACCGGTCCGGAATATTGGGGTGACTTAGATCCTGCCAACGCCGTTTGTACGAATGGTAAGGAACAGTCTCCGATTAACATTGAAATGGCAAAAACCGAGAAAGACGACAAAATAGAGAAGTTGAAATTTAACTATACCCCAACAAATTTTTCTTTAGCTAACAATGGCCATACGATTCAAGGAAATCCAGCAGCAATAGATAATTCTATTGTCGTTGACGGAGAAGAGTACATGTTAGCTCAATTCCATTTCCATACTCCGAGCGAACACGAATTTAACGGACAGGGTTTTGACATGGAACTTCATTTAGTACATAAAAGCGCGAATAATGAATTAGCCGTTATCGGTTTAATGATTAAAGAAGGTTCGAATAACCCTGTTTTAGAGCAAGCATGGAATGTCCTTCCTAAAGAAGTAACAACTAAAGATGTAACAGTAACCGAAGCAATCGATTTAATAGGGTTATTGCCCGAAAATAAGCAAACTTTCCGTTATGAAGGTTCTTTGACTACTCCACCATGTTCAGAAGAAGTTGAATGGATCGTCTTAGAGCAACCAATTGAAATGTCTAAGGAACAAATTGATTTATTCCGTCAAATCTTTGAGGACAATCATCGCCCAGTTCAGCCTTTAAACGACCGCGACGTAGACATTGAATCTAGTATGTAA
- a CDS encoding BaiN/RdsA family NAD(P)/FAD-dependent oxidoreductase: protein MTTNHVDADVIIIGGGPSGLMASIAAAENGRKVLLLEKGKKLGTKLAISGGGRCNVTNRLSQEEIVKNIPGNGRFLYGPFSVFNNEDIIHFFEDLGVALKEEDHGRMFPVSNKAKDVVNALLTEMDRLHVEVRLETRVKKLLMNEEQILGVRLDSGEEIRSHAVVVAVGGKAVPQTGSTGDGYPWAEKAGHTVTELYPTEVPLLSNEPFIVSKDLQGLALRDVAVSVLNAKGKNLITHQMDMLFTHFGLSGPAILRCSQFVVKERMKNGNKPVEMRIDSLPALNEEQVFQLLNTALKEDSTKAVKNVLKGIVPERWMLFLFDRSGIDPADTGAQMQVEKIRTLAKLLKAFSMNVNGTQPLEKAFVTGGGVSVKEIVPKTLGSRKKEGLYFCGEILDIHGYTGGYNITSALVTGRIAGINAGEHATNNL from the coding sequence ATGACTACTAACCATGTTGATGCAGACGTCATCATCATTGGCGGGGGGCCATCAGGATTGATGGCCTCGATTGCCGCTGCTGAAAACGGAAGGAAAGTTCTCCTTCTTGAAAAAGGTAAAAAACTTGGCACTAAACTGGCCATTTCAGGGGGCGGGCGCTGTAACGTTACGAATCGCCTGTCACAAGAAGAAATCGTTAAAAACATTCCAGGGAACGGGCGATTTTTATATGGTCCCTTTTCAGTTTTCAATAATGAAGACATCATTCATTTTTTTGAAGATCTTGGCGTTGCATTGAAAGAAGAAGATCATGGCAGAATGTTTCCTGTTTCGAACAAAGCAAAAGATGTTGTCAATGCATTGCTGACAGAAATGGATCGTTTACATGTTGAAGTGAGATTAGAAACGCGCGTTAAAAAGCTTTTGATGAACGAAGAACAAATTCTAGGTGTCAGACTCGATTCTGGTGAGGAGATCCGTTCACACGCTGTTGTTGTTGCGGTCGGTGGAAAAGCAGTTCCTCAAACCGGTTCCACAGGAGATGGTTATCCATGGGCGGAAAAAGCCGGCCATACCGTGACAGAACTTTATCCGACAGAAGTACCTTTATTATCAAATGAACCATTTATTGTTTCAAAGGATTTACAAGGTCTTGCTCTTCGTGATGTGGCAGTATCCGTCCTTAACGCCAAAGGTAAGAATCTGATTACACATCAAATGGACATGTTGTTCACCCATTTCGGCTTAAGCGGGCCCGCAATTTTACGATGCAGTCAATTCGTTGTGAAAGAACGTATGAAAAATGGCAACAAGCCTGTTGAAATGAGAATTGACTCCCTTCCAGCTCTGAATGAAGAACAAGTATTTCAGCTGCTGAACACCGCGTTAAAAGAAGATTCAACAAAAGCGGTGAAGAATGTTTTGAAAGGAATTGTCCCTGAACGCTGGATGCTGTTTTTATTTGACCGGTCAGGAATTGATCCGGCTGATACCGGAGCCCAGATGCAGGTCGAAAAAATCCGTACATTGGCTAAATTGTTGAAAGCTTTTTCAATGAACGTCAATGGTACACAGCCACTTGAGAAAGCATTTGTCACAGGCGGCGGAGTCTCCGTAAAAGAAATCGTTCCGAAAACGCTAGGTTCCCGTAAGAAAGAAGGTCTCTACTTCTGCGGTGAAATTTTGGATATTCACGGCTATACAGGAGGTTATAATATTACTTCCGCACTTGTAACTGGCAGAATTGCCGGGATAAATGCGGGAGAGCATGCAACCAATAACCTGTAA
- a CDS encoding putative polysaccharide biosynthesis protein — MSSNLVKGTFILTIGLFLSKALGLLYVIPFYAIVGKESIGLYQYAYIPYNIALAIAISGAPLAISKFVAKYNARGDYATGRKLLKSGMLVMAVTGILSFLTLYFLAEPIAKLVRKDDEQIFTIEEIANVIRWVSYALLAVPLMSIVRGFLQGNQKMMPTSVSQLVEQVVRIIVVLAGAFIVVNFMHGSPKTAVNFAVFAAFIGALAGLAVLFKYWKSYKPEFDHLLANSTSSSDVSFKDMYKEVFAYILPFVLVGVINPLYQFVDMITFNEAMSSIGFAKVTDIYLTMLNFLTHKIVMIPVMVATGFSMALIPVITSYYAKNDQKGITNSLDQTYQIMLYLTVPIVIGLIVLSNEFYQFLYEKDAVGAEILANYAPVAILFGLYTVTAAILQGIDRHKWIVFTSLLGLFFKLVLNIPLIKVFETNGAIIATSIGYTVAVGINIAIITKVLHYRSQMVFRRLILIAILNIIMLIAVVFTLKGLTAISPADGKMHAFLYIMICATVGAAIYGYLSLKTGLAQKLFGERLTRFTKKLGF; from the coding sequence ATGTCATCAAATCTTGTAAAAGGGACCTTCATACTGACGATAGGTCTATTTTTATCGAAAGCGCTTGGACTATTATATGTTATTCCGTTTTACGCAATCGTTGGCAAAGAAAGTATCGGTCTCTATCAATATGCATACATCCCTTACAATATCGCGTTAGCTATCGCCATATCAGGGGCACCACTCGCGATTTCAAAATTCGTAGCAAAATATAATGCTCGTGGCGATTATGCAACAGGACGGAAACTTTTAAAGTCAGGGATGCTTGTGATGGCAGTCACAGGTATACTTTCATTTTTAACACTGTACTTTTTAGCTGAACCGATTGCAAAACTTGTTCGTAAAGATGATGAACAAATCTTCACAATCGAAGAGATTGCAAATGTGATTCGCTGGGTCAGTTATGCACTGCTTGCCGTTCCACTTATGAGTATCGTGCGAGGCTTCCTACAGGGCAATCAAAAAATGATGCCGACTTCGGTTTCTCAGTTAGTGGAACAGGTTGTGCGAATTATTGTCGTTCTGGCAGGAGCGTTTATTGTCGTAAACTTCATGCATGGATCTCCGAAAACTGCAGTGAATTTCGCGGTATTTGCGGCGTTTATCGGGGCGCTTGCGGGTCTTGCTGTCTTGTTCAAGTATTGGAAAAGTTATAAACCAGAATTTGACCATCTTCTTGCGAATAGCACTTCATCAAGTGATGTTTCATTCAAAGATATGTACAAAGAAGTATTTGCTTATATCTTGCCATTCGTCCTGGTAGGGGTAATTAATCCCCTTTATCAATTCGTTGATATGATTACATTCAATGAGGCGATGTCTTCAATCGGTTTTGCAAAAGTGACTGACATCTATTTAACGATGCTGAACTTTTTAACGCATAAAATTGTCATGATACCAGTTATGGTCGCCACAGGATTTTCGATGGCTCTTATTCCGGTCATTACAAGTTATTATGCAAAAAATGATCAAAAAGGGATTACAAATTCACTTGATCAGACCTACCAAATTATGCTGTACTTGACTGTTCCAATCGTCATTGGATTAATCGTTTTGTCAAATGAGTTCTACCAATTTCTATATGAAAAAGATGCTGTAGGAGCAGAAATACTGGCAAATTATGCACCGGTCGCAATTTTATTTGGTTTGTACACGGTGACAGCCGCCATTCTACAAGGCATCGACCGACATAAGTGGATCGTTTTCACTTCGTTGCTCGGACTATTTTTCAAACTGGTGCTGAATATACCGCTCATCAAAGTATTTGAAACGAATGGTGCCATTATAGCGACTTCAATTGGCTATACAGTGGCAGTCGGCATCAATATAGCCATCATTACAAAAGTACTTCATTATAGGTCGCAGATGGTGTTCAGAAGGCTGATTCTCATCGCAATTTTAAATATCATCATGTTAATAGCGGTCGTATTTACGCTAAAAGGTCTGACGGCAATCAGTCCTGCTGATGGGAAAATGCACGCTTTTCTTTACATTATGATTTGTGCCACTGTAGGTGCTGCCATTTACGGCTATCTGTCACTTAAAACGGGTCTCGCGCAGAAATTATTCGGTGAGCGATTGACTAGATTCACGAAGAAATTAGGCTTTTAG
- a CDS encoding pseudouridine synthase, with protein sequence MRLDKLLSNMGYGTRKEVKQLMKKGAVRVNTEPVKDAALHVDTEKDEVTVLGERVVYKEFMYLMMNKPQGVLSATEDKRDRTVIDLLDAEKEIYELFPVGRLDKDTEGFLLLTNDGKLAHNLLSPKKGVPKTYYAHIEGIVTEEDTERFLEGVILDDGYETKPGELHILKSADISEIELTITEGKFHQVKRMFEAVGKQVIYLKRLSMGSLNLDERLALGTYRELTEEELQQLMQISGE encoded by the coding sequence ATGCGTTTAGATAAATTGTTATCGAACATGGGCTATGGCACCCGGAAAGAAGTTAAACAGCTAATGAAAAAAGGAGCTGTCCGGGTTAATACGGAACCAGTGAAAGATGCAGCACTGCATGTCGATACCGAAAAGGATGAAGTCACGGTACTCGGTGAACGCGTTGTCTATAAAGAATTTATGTATTTGATGATGAACAAGCCGCAAGGGGTACTATCCGCAACAGAAGATAAGAGGGATCGAACGGTCATCGATTTACTGGATGCTGAAAAAGAAATTTATGAACTGTTTCCTGTCGGCAGATTAGATAAAGATACGGAAGGTTTCCTCTTGCTTACAAATGACGGGAAACTTGCCCATAACTTACTGTCACCTAAAAAAGGTGTTCCGAAAACGTATTATGCTCATATCGAAGGAATTGTTACCGAAGAGGATACAGAGCGGTTTTTAGAAGGAGTCATTCTGGATGATGGCTATGAGACAAAGCCAGGCGAGTTGCACATTTTGAAGTCCGCTGATATTTCCGAGATTGAGCTGACGATTACGGAAGGCAAATTTCATCAAGTGAAGCGAATGTTTGAAGCGGTTGGAAAACAAGTCATTTACTTAAAACGTTTGTCAATGGGATCCTTAAATTTGGATGAAAGACTGGCACTTGGGACATACCGGGAATTGACGGAAGAAGAATTACAACAACTGATGCAGATTTCTGGGGAATGA
- a CDS encoding DeoR family transcriptional regulator, translating into MKPATDRMLTRIKDIYFYILDNGTVTTENLVEEFGITHRTIQRDLNVLEYNELIMSPVRGKWTTTAKKVKLSS; encoded by the coding sequence TTGAAACCTGCAACTGATCGTATGCTTACACGCATTAAGGATATTTACTTTTATATCCTAGACAATGGAACTGTAACTACAGAAAACTTGGTCGAAGAATTTGGCATCACTCACCGTACAATACAAAGGGACTTAAATGTTCTCGAGTACAACGAGCTTATTATGAGCCCGGTACGCGGTAAATGGACGACGACAGCAAAAAAGGTGAAATTATCTTCTTGA
- the pepV gene encoding dipeptidase PepV: MLNWKNEALKRQEYLIEDLQNLIAIPSVLDESAVTDDLPFGPEPKRALDWLLEEGRKAGMLVKNIDNMAGHIEMGGGEELIGILCHVDVVPAGSNWVHEPFGGTVEDGKLFGRGAIDDKGPTIAAWHAMKIVRDSGIVLNKRIRLIIGTDEESGFRCVNRYFEKEEMPTIGFAPDADFPIINAEKGIASILFTQKAVTADGQLLLFKSGNRTNMVPDYAEAHLSGDVEFDNEQFVTFLNIHDVTGGVSIEGSNTIISLNGKSAHAMEPDNGVNAAVLLASYLNRILKEGPSKDFTQFMFEAFANESRGLFLGLAFNDEMSGDTTLNAGIVTYNPESGGEINVSLRYSVSYPFEEKMTTCMERLIETPFSIDIGSNSAPHHVDASDSLIRTLQEVYTDHTGEHADLLAIGGGTYARVLEKGVAFGMLFPGREDVAHQADEYVYIDDLVKATGIYADAISRLVSEKTEGE; this comes from the coding sequence ATGTTAAATTGGAAAAATGAAGCTTTGAAAAGGCAAGAATACCTAATAGAAGATCTGCAAAATTTAATTGCTATTCCATCTGTACTCGACGAAAGCGCTGTAACCGATGATCTGCCATTTGGACCAGAACCAAAGCGCGCGCTTGACTGGCTGTTGGAAGAAGGCCGAAAAGCGGGAATGCTCGTGAAAAATATTGATAATATGGCGGGACATATTGAGATGGGAGGAGGAGAGGAACTCATCGGAATTCTCTGTCACGTCGATGTTGTACCAGCGGGGAGTAATTGGGTCCATGAGCCGTTTGGCGGTACTGTTGAGGACGGCAAGTTGTTTGGACGTGGTGCTATCGATGATAAAGGGCCGACTATAGCGGCATGGCATGCCATGAAAATAGTACGTGATTCTGGTATCGTATTGAATAAACGTATACGACTCATTATTGGAACAGACGAGGAAAGTGGCTTTCGCTGTGTAAATCGCTATTTTGAAAAAGAGGAAATGCCGACTATCGGTTTTGCTCCAGATGCCGACTTCCCGATAATTAACGCTGAAAAAGGAATTGCCTCTATTTTATTTACGCAAAAAGCAGTAACTGCAGACGGACAACTTTTGCTGTTCAAGTCGGGAAATCGCACAAATATGGTACCCGATTATGCAGAGGCACATCTGTCAGGGGACGTAGAATTCGATAACGAACAGTTCGTTACATTTTTGAATATTCATGACGTAACAGGAGGAGTTTCCATTGAAGGTAGCAATACCATCATCAGCTTGAATGGAAAATCAGCGCACGCGATGGAACCGGATAATGGTGTCAATGCAGCTGTACTTCTGGCTTCTTATTTGAACCGGATCTTGAAAGAAGGTCCATCAAAAGACTTTACACAATTCATGTTTGAAGCGTTTGCTAATGAGTCACGAGGACTTTTCCTAGGTTTAGCGTTTAATGATGAAATGTCAGGCGATACAACGCTGAATGCGGGTATCGTGACATACAATCCTGAAAGTGGAGGAGAAATTAACGTCAGCTTGCGTTACTCAGTCAGCTATCCGTTCGAAGAGAAAATGACGACATGCATGGAACGGTTAATTGAAACACCTTTTTCAATCGATATCGGATCGAACTCTGCACCTCATCATGTGGATGCAAGTGACTCTCTCATCAGAACATTGCAAGAAGTGTATACTGATCATACGGGAGAACATGCAGATCTATTGGCGATTGGCGGTGGTACGTACGCACGTGTTCTTGAAAAAGGAGTTGCTTTTGGTATGCTGTTTCCTGGCAGGGAAGATGTAGCTCATCAGGCCGATGAATATGTTTATATAGATGACTTAGTGAAGGCGACTGGAATTTACGCAGACGCAATTAGCCGACTCGTATCTGAAAAAACGGAAGGGGAATAA
- the dat gene encoding D-amino-acid transaminase — MTVYFVDGRFTERDGLNISIDDRGYYFGDGVYEVIKVYDGELYTAEEHINRLFQSAAKIKMSIPYAEVQLMEIARELVATNNILIGHVYIQVTRGSAPRLHQFPNPAVSPVVTAYAINNPRPIAGMEKGVAVKSVEDVRWLRCDIKSLNILGNVLAKQEAQEAGCIEALLHRDGIVTEGSASNMFGVKDGTVYTHPVTNLILNGITRQVILGLCSEQGIPLIEKSFTLEEAFEMDEFFLTSTTSEVTPVISIDGRSLGTGVPGSVTKKIQKAFNLQIPSFIAGE, encoded by the coding sequence ATGACAGTGTATTTTGTTGACGGACGGTTCACAGAACGTGATGGATTGAACATATCCATTGATGACCGGGGTTATTATTTCGGTGATGGTGTGTATGAAGTAATTAAAGTATATGATGGAGAATTGTATACTGCGGAAGAACATATTAATCGTTTATTTCAAAGCGCAGCGAAGATAAAAATGTCAATTCCGTATGCTGAAGTGCAATTAATGGAGATTGCCCGTGAATTAGTGGCGACAAATAATATACTGATCGGGCATGTTTATATTCAAGTGACACGCGGATCTGCTCCGAGGCTTCATCAATTCCCTAATCCGGCAGTATCGCCAGTTGTTACTGCATATGCAATCAACAACCCAAGACCTATTGCAGGCATGGAAAAAGGAGTCGCGGTCAAGTCAGTGGAAGATGTGCGTTGGCTGCGTTGTGATATTAAAAGTTTAAATATACTCGGCAATGTTCTTGCCAAGCAGGAAGCACAGGAAGCAGGTTGTATTGAAGCGCTACTTCATCGTGACGGGATTGTCACAGAAGGCTCCGCTTCGAATATGTTTGGGGTAAAAGATGGAACAGTCTATACCCATCCTGTGACCAATCTCATATTGAATGGAATTACGCGTCAAGTCATACTTGGACTATGTAGTGAACAGGGTATCCCACTTATAGAGAAATCTTTTACACTTGAAGAAGCATTTGAAATGGATGAATTTTTCTTAACATCAACAACATCTGAAGTGACGCCAGTTATTTCAATCGATGGACGTTCTTTAGGTACAGGAGTGCCAGGTTCAGTAACGAAAAAGATACAAAAAGCATTTAACTTACAAATCCCGTCTTTCATAGCGGGTGAGTAA
- a CDS encoding nuclease-related domain-containing protein produces MAQLVKLLDYVSRYEQDLTRYPSQYIRLKRYQWERMKTQWESGADLSEWRREMEEVEEPEESKWFSPLLRVFGQRKDVEAEQNHSNCEEEKSSEEDDFGFSLNVIHNPSTLEQLRKVYLDQLFHFQIKWASSTIMDKSRVDSRFLRDTLLRSFAQQLPDNYLLFYYPILLLKKAPVELDIIILTPVECMCITVLEQQDVAAFSGSGDRFWLKKLGEKETKLLSPLIALNRTEKIISGIFKAQEIDFPVRKYLISRNGYIDHPGSAFDVDIIDRRAYDNWFSSLKKMSVPMKSTQFKAGQAILDLGQTTSISRLFGEENYTEEEK; encoded by the coding sequence ATGGCGCAACTTGTTAAGCTGCTCGACTATGTATCCCGTTATGAACAAGATCTTACGCGTTATCCATCGCAGTATATCCGTCTAAAAAGGTATCAGTGGGAACGTATGAAAACTCAATGGGAAAGTGGAGCGGATTTATCAGAATGGCGACGAGAGATGGAGGAGGTAGAAGAACCGGAGGAGAGTAAGTGGTTTTCTCCTCTGCTCCGGGTCTTCGGCCAACGTAAAGATGTTGAGGCAGAGCAGAATCATAGCAACTGCGAAGAAGAAAAAAGTAGTGAAGAAGACGATTTTGGCTTTAGTCTAAACGTAATTCATAATCCTTCGACTCTTGAACAATTAAGAAAAGTTTATTTGGATCAGCTTTTTCATTTTCAAATCAAGTGGGCAAGCTCGACAATAATGGACAAGTCAAGGGTCGATTCACGTTTTTTGCGTGATACACTTTTACGAAGCTTCGCCCAGCAACTTCCAGATAATTATCTGTTGTTTTATTATCCGATTTTGTTGCTGAAGAAAGCGCCTGTTGAGTTGGACATTATCATTTTGACACCTGTTGAATGCATGTGTATTACAGTGCTGGAGCAACAGGATGTTGCTGCATTCAGCGGAAGCGGAGACCGATTCTGGTTAAAAAAACTGGGAGAAAAAGAAACGAAACTTCTCAGCCCGCTTATTGCACTTAATAGAACTGAAAAAATTATTTCAGGTATATTTAAAGCGCAAGAAATCGATTTTCCAGTACGTAAATATTTAATCTCACGCAACGGGTATATCGATCATCCAGGTTCAGCATTCGATGTGGATATAATCGATAGACGGGCATATGACAACTGGTTTTCTTCACTTAAGAAAATGTCTGTACCGATGAAATCTACGCAATTCAAAGCAGGACAGGCAATACTTGACTTGGGACAAACGACGTCAATAAGCAGATTGTTTGGCGAAGAAAATTATACAGAAGAAGAGAAATAA